A genomic stretch from Vibrio algarum includes:
- a CDS encoding DUF1289 domain-containing protein, which translates to MLRHHMAGTTGKQGQPIPPLSPCIRHCCLDDNDICIGCYRSLTEILKWSGASDETKLNILELVSDRKAVRRQIKK; encoded by the coding sequence ATGTTGAGGCACCATATGGCGGGAACCACCGGCAAGCAAGGCCAACCAATACCACCACTTTCACCCTGTATCCGTCATTGCTGTCTGGATGATAATGATATCTGTATTGGCTGCTATAGAAGCTTGACTGAGATTTTAAAGTGGTCTGGAGCCTCAGACGAAACTAAATTAAATATCTTAGAGTTGGTTAGCGATAGAAAAGCCGTTCGTAGGCAAATTAAGAAATAA
- a CDS encoding DODA-type extradiol aromatic ring-opening family dioxygenase: MTNITKSPVLFVSHGSPMMAVEKSTTSEFLQKLGKELPIPTAIVVFSAHLDRASDIIITSGTNPKTVHDFYGFPPQLYAVNYPASGDPTLAKQIANKFVKADLVPTLSDDQGWDHGVWIPLRLMFPKANVPVVQISINSELGAEKNFQYGEIISDLRDQGVLIVGSGGISHNLRELFNPQPTQNRTEMVNEFTGWVHDKLQARDIESLLNYEHEAPHARFNHPTQEHFLPLIAALGSSDLIYVERVHQDIENDVLAMDAYLFS, translated from the coding sequence ATGACAAACATAACCAAATCGCCTGTGTTGTTTGTGTCTCATGGCTCGCCAATGATGGCGGTAGAAAAAAGCACAACGTCTGAGTTTTTGCAAAAACTGGGTAAAGAACTGCCAATACCCACTGCTATTGTGGTTTTTTCCGCGCATTTAGATAGAGCAAGCGACATCATTATTACGAGTGGGACGAACCCGAAAACGGTACACGATTTTTATGGTTTCCCACCGCAGTTATATGCGGTTAACTATCCTGCTTCGGGTGATCCTACTCTCGCTAAGCAAATAGCCAACAAGTTTGTTAAAGCCGATTTAGTTCCAACACTCAGTGATGATCAGGGATGGGACCACGGTGTTTGGATACCACTTCGTCTGATGTTTCCCAAAGCGAATGTTCCCGTTGTACAAATATCGATAAACAGTGAACTAGGTGCGGAAAAGAATTTTCAATACGGTGAGATTATCTCGGACCTCCGTGATCAGGGTGTGTTGATTGTTGGATCTGGGGGTATTAGCCATAACCTCAGGGAGCTATTTAATCCTCAACCAACCCAAAACCGTACCGAGATGGTAAATGAATTTACCGGATGGGTGCATGACAAATTGCAGGCTCGAGATATAGAGTCATTACTGAATTATGAACATGAAGCGCCACATGCAAGGTTTAACCATCCTACTCAAGAGCATTTTTTACCATTGATTGCCGCGTTAGGTAGCAGTGACCTAATATATGTTGAGCGAGTTCATCAGGATATCGAAAATGATGTATTGGCAATGGATGCTTATTTGTTCAGTTGA
- a CDS encoding glutathione S-transferase family protein, protein MLVNGVWTKDWQPVQSKDKQGRFVRQTSSFRNWITPDGQPGPTGNGGFKAEKGRYHLYVAYICPWASRTLMARALKGLNDYITISVVSPIMTDQGWKFDRFPDATTDSLNEHEYLHQLYTQADASYSGRATVPVLWDKKQGVVVNNESADIIRMLNSAFDHLTGSTLNLYPEHLAEAIDTLNVEIYNELNNGVYKAGFASSQLAYEEAYESVFSTLDKLEILLSDDRSFLLGEELTETDIRTFVTLVRFDAAYYGLFKTNRNLIAQMPNLSRYVKRILAIKGISDTVKIDHIKQGYYSLKALNPSGIVPAGPKEIA, encoded by the coding sequence ATGTTGGTAAACGGTGTATGGACAAAAGATTGGCAACCAGTTCAGTCAAAAGACAAGCAAGGTCGTTTCGTAAGGCAAACTTCAAGCTTCAGAAACTGGATAACACCAGATGGTCAACCTGGTCCGACTGGAAATGGCGGATTTAAGGCTGAAAAAGGCCGTTATCATCTTTACGTTGCCTATATATGTCCTTGGGCCAGTAGGACTTTGATGGCACGCGCGCTAAAAGGTCTAAATGACTATATTACAATCTCTGTAGTTAGCCCCATAATGACGGATCAAGGTTGGAAGTTTGATAGGTTTCCAGATGCGACAACTGACTCGTTAAACGAGCACGAATATCTGCATCAGCTATACACCCAAGCGGATGCGTCTTATTCCGGACGAGCAACGGTACCGGTCCTTTGGGACAAAAAACAGGGTGTTGTTGTCAATAATGAATCTGCCGATATTATTCGTATGCTTAATAGTGCGTTTGACCATCTAACGGGTTCTACGTTGAATCTATACCCAGAACATTTGGCGGAAGCAATTGATACGTTGAATGTAGAAATATATAACGAACTGAATAATGGTGTTTATAAAGCGGGCTTTGCAAGTTCTCAGCTGGCTTATGAAGAAGCATATGAGAGTGTGTTCAGTACTTTAGATAAGCTAGAGATCCTGCTGTCTGACGATAGATCCTTTCTTTTGGGAGAGGAACTTACGGAAACGGATATTAGAACTTTTGTTACCTTAGTACGTTTTGATGCCGCTTATTATGGCCTGTTTAAGACTAACCGTAATCTTATTGCACAAATGCCAAACTTGTCTCGTTATGTGAAGCGAATTTTAGCTATTAAAGGTATATCAGACACGGTAAAAATCGATCATATAAAACAGGGGTACTATTCTCTCAAGGCATTGAATCCAAGTGGTATTGTGCCAGCAGGGCCTAAGGAAATAGCATGA
- a CDS encoding DoxX family protein has product MNIELLKKMLSSESAFSALILRAPLGVILAAHGSQKLFSWFGGYGLEGTGQWMASIGFEPGYLMALLAGSAEFFGGLALLLGLLTRPAALAVAFTMAMAMTVHIGNGLFVSNNGYEFALMLTVASLSLVFQGGGRYSVDQLLLNKLDK; this is encoded by the coding sequence ATGAATATCGAACTACTTAAAAAAATGCTGTCATCAGAATCCGCTTTTTCAGCATTGATCCTACGAGCTCCCCTCGGAGTTATTTTAGCCGCACATGGTTCACAAAAGTTATTTAGTTGGTTTGGAGGCTATGGCCTTGAAGGAACAGGTCAGTGGATGGCAAGCATTGGTTTTGAGCCGGGCTATTTAATGGCGTTATTGGCCGGCAGCGCTGAGTTTTTTGGTGGATTAGCACTGCTTTTGGGTTTGTTGACAAGACCTGCAGCTTTAGCTGTCGCATTTACAATGGCAATGGCAATGACGGTGCATATTGGAAACGGTTTATTTGTTTCTAACAATGGTTATGAGTTTGCTTTGATGCTTACTGTCGCATCCTTGTCATTAGTTTTCCAAGGTGGTGGTCGATATTCAGTTGATCAATTATTGCTGAATAAACTGGATAAATAG
- a CDS encoding ABC transporter substrate-binding protein codes for MTRFSYSAMVLALLLSNPSKADDTKLRLIESWVDNEFIHSTLSKQQQIDELVWLAEATKPYRGLSIKVVSENIKTHEYESNVLAKAFTEITGIHVVHEITEEDDLVKKMQLQLDTGINLYDSYVNDADFIGTHYRYNKTLSISSMMADNWKAITLPSIDIDDFVGIDSVKGLDDQIYQLPTQQFANLYWYRKDWFERPDFQDEFQQFYGYPLGVPQNWAAYEDIADFFTNRVKHVDGEPVWGHMDYGLYDPSLGWRISDSWLSLAGVNDKHQDHTAYKGTSFVGDWGIRIENCHPVGASVSRGGALNSPAAIYAVEKYIEWLHKYAPPEALKQNFSSSSITLAQGNTAQQIFWYTAFVPTLLNKKLLDREGNPVWRLAPSPRGKYWRPGMKSGYQDISGWTFLRSTPSNRVEAAWLYAQFVTSKTVSMSKFLTGFTPIRQSDLNSSYLNSRASEWGGLLEFYQSNARKSWTPTGLSVPDYALLSSAWWQHIGAALQKHRTVKEAMTDLATEIDERMATMSQNSDLKCAPKIRKKQTDAHWLNPEHSPWQQKDLEDKPISLPYQEALLLWQEY; via the coding sequence ATGACAAGATTCTCTTACTCAGCTATGGTTTTGGCGCTGCTACTCAGTAACCCTAGCAAAGCTGATGACACCAAACTCAGATTAATTGAATCTTGGGTTGATAACGAGTTCATTCATTCTACCCTTTCAAAACAACAACAAATCGACGAATTAGTTTGGCTAGCAGAAGCGACAAAGCCTTATCGCGGACTTTCGATTAAAGTCGTTTCCGAGAATATTAAGACACATGAATATGAGTCAAATGTTCTCGCAAAAGCATTCACTGAAATCACGGGCATACACGTCGTTCACGAAATTACAGAGGAAGATGACCTTGTAAAAAAAATGCAGTTGCAACTGGATACCGGCATTAATCTGTATGACTCATACGTCAACGATGCGGATTTTATTGGGACTCATTACAGATACAATAAAACCTTATCTATATCATCAATGATGGCAGATAACTGGAAAGCAATCACTTTACCCTCGATTGATATCGATGACTTTGTTGGTATCGATTCAGTAAAAGGACTTGATGACCAGATATATCAACTTCCGACTCAGCAATTTGCAAATCTCTATTGGTATAGAAAAGACTGGTTTGAACGTCCTGATTTCCAAGACGAGTTTCAACAATTTTATGGCTATCCATTAGGGGTTCCACAAAACTGGGCTGCCTATGAAGATATCGCAGACTTTTTCACCAATCGGGTAAAACACGTCGATGGAGAACCTGTTTGGGGACATATGGATTATGGTCTTTATGACCCCTCTCTTGGTTGGAGAATATCTGATTCCTGGTTAAGTTTGGCTGGTGTTAACGATAAGCATCAAGACCATACCGCTTATAAAGGTACGAGTTTCGTTGGCGATTGGGGTATTAGAATTGAAAATTGTCATCCAGTTGGTGCGTCAGTATCGAGAGGTGGAGCCCTAAATAGCCCTGCAGCAATATACGCGGTGGAAAAATACATTGAATGGCTACATAAATATGCACCACCAGAAGCCCTTAAGCAGAACTTTTCATCGTCGAGCATCACCCTTGCCCAAGGTAATACAGCACAACAAATATTTTGGTATACCGCTTTTGTCCCAACTCTGCTAAATAAAAAGCTCCTAGACAGAGAAGGCAACCCAGTATGGCGATTGGCCCCATCTCCCAGAGGAAAATATTGGCGACCAGGAATGAAATCGGGTTATCAGGATATTAGTGGTTGGACTTTTCTGCGTTCAACGCCTAGCAATCGCGTAGAAGCAGCATGGCTTTATGCTCAGTTTGTCACTTCTAAAACGGTTTCCATGAGCAAATTCTTAACTGGTTTTACACCTATACGACAGTCAGATTTGAATTCAAGCTATCTAAATTCCCGAGCTTCAGAATGGGGAGGATTATTAGAGTTTTACCAAAGCAACGCCAGAAAATCGTGGACACCTACGGGATTAAGCGTACCGGATTATGCTTTACTTTCTAGTGCATGGTGGCAGCATATCGGTGCTGCACTACAAAAACATCGTACAGTCAAAGAAGCGATGACAGACCTAGCAACAGAAATAGATGAGAGAATGGCAACCATGAGCCAAAATTCAGATCTAAAATGTGCACCAAAGATAAGGAAAAAACAAACTGACGCTCATTGGTTAAATCCAGAACACTCTCCATGGCAACAGAAGGATTTGGAAGACAAACCTATTTCTCTACCCTACCAAGAAGCATTACTGTTATGGCAAGAATACTAG
- a CDS encoding substrate-binding periplasmic protein: MARILALLGLFLSMHIHAEIRILTFASPPLVNFHKSDDIHTNHHFTGFSVDLIDKVFNDTNSKYSIQSKPIKRALYETKAIQNTCTFPIDRTQDREAQFKWIGPVAINRYALYSAPNTPISLTTLIDAKTYTHAVYSGTAIANYLRERQFHMYETKSLLQGLRMLLSNRVDLWVADTNSAKLLAEQAHIAQLKPELIFFTSIGFMACNNETPNADLYKLDMKLKEMYQSGEAQRILHLDE; this comes from the coding sequence ATGGCAAGAATACTAGCACTTTTAGGTTTGTTTTTGTCCATGCATATCCATGCAGAGATCCGTATTCTAACGTTTGCGTCACCGCCGTTAGTTAATTTTCATAAAAGCGATGATATACATACCAATCACCATTTTACGGGATTCTCAGTAGATTTGATCGACAAAGTATTTAATGACACGAATTCGAAATATTCGATACAAAGCAAACCTATAAAACGCGCACTGTATGAAACCAAAGCCATACAAAATACGTGCACTTTCCCCATTGACCGAACACAAGATAGAGAAGCCCAATTCAAATGGATAGGACCCGTTGCAATTAATCGTTACGCTTTGTACAGCGCTCCAAATACACCCATTTCATTAACAACGTTAATAGATGCGAAAACTTATACTCATGCAGTCTATTCAGGTACGGCGATCGCCAATTATTTACGAGAACGTCAATTTCATATGTACGAAACAAAAAGCCTGTTACAAGGGCTACGCATGTTGCTTAGTAATCGAGTAGACCTATGGGTTGCAGACACCAACTCGGCAAAGCTTTTGGCAGAGCAAGCACACATAGCGCAATTAAAACCAGAGCTTATCTTTTTTACCAGTATCGGTTTTATGGCCTGCAATAATGAAACTCCAAATGCAGACCTCTACAAACTCGACATGAAATTGAAAGAGATGTATCAATCAGGTGAAGCACAAAGGATTCTTCATTTAGATGAGTAA
- the argF gene encoding ornithine carbamoyltransferase, with protein sequence MKLPSSSATDLNKANIEHMVSMKDFSVKEMDNMMELMSYLKEARKDNAVPQLFKGKSVGMIFEAGSTRTRVSFEVAATLLGGHALFLSPKDIHLGGKESIDDTSRVLSRMCDVIMARTNSPETLDGLLEMSTVPVINGLDTRFHPTQMLADLFTVKEHITDGRTLSDLTLAFMGDATDVCRSLMLTCAKYGMGFKQIGPKKYQMEQEWIDMAESFCEESGGHIEITDDVERISDCDVVYGDSFYWVTQMDEKAERLAAFMPDYVITEELMAKAKPGAMLLHCLPANDKEEVTRGALESEYSVAFDEAENRLTAQMAILVYFTHKNIQEPSEATRIAHEEKITGFLAGL encoded by the coding sequence ATGAAACTTCCATCTTCAAGCGCTACTGACCTAAATAAAGCAAATATAGAACATATGGTTTCAATGAAAGACTTCTCGGTAAAAGAGATGGATAATATGATGGAACTGATGAGCTATTTGAAAGAAGCAAGAAAAGATAATGCAGTGCCTCAATTATTTAAAGGAAAGTCTGTTGGCATGATTTTCGAAGCGGGGTCAACTCGTACGCGTGTTTCTTTTGAAGTTGCAGCCACGTTGTTGGGTGGTCACGCACTGTTTTTATCCCCTAAAGATATCCATTTAGGTGGTAAAGAATCGATAGATGATACTTCCCGTGTTTTATCTCGTATGTGTGACGTTATCATGGCCAGAACAAATAGCCCTGAAACGCTTGACGGATTACTCGAAATGTCTACAGTTCCAGTAATTAATGGACTAGATACACGTTTTCATCCAACACAGATGCTAGCCGATTTATTTACTGTGAAAGAGCATATTACAGATGGACGAACACTGTCAGATTTAACGCTTGCTTTCATGGGAGATGCTACTGACGTTTGTCGCTCTTTAATGCTGACTTGTGCTAAATATGGTATGGGCTTCAAGCAAATTGGTCCAAAGAAATATCAAATGGAACAAGAGTGGATTGACATGGCAGAGTCTTTCTGTGAAGAGTCTGGCGGCCACATTGAAATTACCGACGATGTAGAACGAATCAGTGATTGTGATGTTGTTTACGGTGATAGTTTCTATTGGGTTACTCAAATGGATGAGAAAGCTGAGCGTTTAGCTGCATTTATGCCAGATTATGTCATTACAGAAGAGTTAATGGCGAAAGCGAAACCTGGTGCTATGTTATTGCATTGCTTACCTGCAAACGACAAAGAAGAAGTGACTCGTGGCGCGCTTGAAAGTGAATATTCAGTGGCATTTGATGAAGCAGAAAACCGTTTAACGGCGCAAATGGCCATTCTTGTGTACTTTACACACAAAAATATTCAGGAACCTAGCGAAGCAACTCGAATCGCCCACGAAGAGAAAATCACTGGTTTCTTAGCCGGTTTATAA
- a CDS encoding TetR/AcrR family transcriptional regulator — protein MKKESTEQRLERIHEAAVTLASRRSVDSISIYDVAKEASIAASTVYHHYPNIESLICELMKGIFDDFIHVLEDSIVEDQIHHWSDINRMIEQGFVDYYRKSPLAQHTLLGQHTYASVRTEDARNDLLLGLKVEQIYRRYFVLPELPKDVNIFAIALQVADKVYSLNFRQIGEIEPEMAREAQVITEAYIGAYLPKILPKVN, from the coding sequence ATGAAGAAAGAGTCTACAGAACAAAGACTTGAACGAATACATGAAGCTGCTGTCACCTTAGCATCAAGGCGTAGTGTTGACTCGATATCAATATATGATGTGGCTAAAGAGGCGTCGATTGCCGCTTCCACTGTTTATCATCATTATCCAAATATTGAATCACTTATATGCGAATTGATGAAAGGGATATTTGACGATTTTATTCATGTATTGGAAGATTCGATCGTAGAAGACCAAATACATCATTGGTCTGATATTAACCGTATGATTGAACAAGGTTTTGTAGACTATTATCGAAAGTCTCCGCTAGCACAACATACTTTGTTGGGTCAGCATACTTATGCCTCGGTACGAACCGAAGATGCACGAAATGACCTATTGCTTGGACTAAAAGTAGAGCAAATTTATCGTCGATATTTTGTGCTGCCAGAGCTGCCAAAAGATGTGAATATCTTTGCTATAGCCCTGCAAGTTGCTGATAAGGTGTATTCACTAAATTTTCGGCAAATTGGTGAAATCGAACCAGAAATGGCGAGAGAAGCTCAGGTGATTACTGAGGCGTACATCGGTGCATATTTGCCTAAGATCTTACCTAAAGTCAATTAA
- the arcC gene encoding carbamate kinase, translating into MNNKKPIIVVAVGGNALLQRGELMSCENQVKNIDIASEALAKLSENYRVVIVHGNGPQVGLLALQNLAYTDVPPYPLDVLGAETQGMIGYLMAQGLKKYMPNGQVSTLLTQIAVDKYDPAFSDPSKFIGPVYDKQVAQEKAEQFGWSIKEDGDYWRRVVPSPYPQKIVEIDSIRTLLEADHTVICCGGGGCPIIEDNNGVTGVEAVIDKDLSAATLAKQLNAEHFLILTDGDNVCIDWGKPTEVALYDVTVEQLQQYTFAAGSMAPKVDACCEFAQETKGTGHIGSLHKAFEIMNGTSGTHIRL; encoded by the coding sequence ATGAACAATAAAAAACCTATTATAGTTGTTGCTGTTGGCGGCAATGCACTATTACAACGTGGCGAATTAATGAGTTGCGAAAATCAAGTTAAAAATATTGACATTGCTTCAGAGGCATTAGCGAAACTCAGTGAAAACTATCGGGTGGTTATCGTTCATGGTAATGGTCCACAAGTAGGTTTACTGGCTCTGCAAAATCTGGCTTACACCGATGTACCTCCGTACCCTTTGGATGTACTGGGTGCCGAAACACAAGGTATGATAGGTTATCTTATGGCTCAAGGGCTTAAGAAATATATGCCGAACGGACAAGTAAGTACCTTATTGACACAAATAGCTGTCGACAAATATGACCCTGCGTTTTCTGACCCAAGTAAATTTATCGGTCCGGTATATGACAAACAAGTCGCGCAAGAGAAAGCGGAGCAATTTGGTTGGAGCATAAAAGAAGATGGTGATTACTGGAGACGAGTGGTTCCTTCTCCTTACCCACAAAAAATTGTCGAAATTGATAGTATTCGCACCTTATTGGAGGCTGACCATACGGTAATATGTTGTGGTGGTGGAGGTTGTCCGATTATTGAAGACAATAATGGCGTGACGGGTGTTGAAGCGGTTATCGATAAAGATCTGTCTGCTGCGACGTTAGCTAAGCAATTAAATGCGGAACATTTCCTTATATTGACAGATGGTGATAATGTCTGCATCGACTGGGGTAAACCCACAGAAGTTGCACTCTATGATGTGACAGTAGAACAACTACAGCAATACACTTTTGCCGCCGGTTCAATGGCACCAAAAGTAGATGCTTGCTGTGAGTTTGCACAGGAAACAAAGGGTACAGGGCATATTGGTTCTTTACATAAAGCTTTTGAGATTATGAATGGGACTTCAGGCACACATATTCGTCTCTAA
- a CDS encoding APC family permease, whose protein sequence is MDTQSSGGKMGVGSLALFSLCAVIVVDTLTASASIGVSAIGWWLVTLVIFVIPYGLITSELGTTYPGEGGIYDWVKKAFGYKWAVRTTWFYWINVGLWMPAVYIMFAGMFAELFYPDLSLIWQIAICIALTWLTVWVCNVSVDVGVWVTSAGAILKIIVISVLGFGGFFYAAKNGVANEFSFSAMLPSLDTGVAFLPALVFNLMGFELVATMTKEMKDVRDMPKSIFLAAGITAFLYVFGTVGILMALPVEDIGLVAGIIDTLHKLFGDSAMGQFMVYAIGIMALLTFVGNMVTWTMGASRAAAEAASEGELPEVVGKMSEKHDTPVGANNITGIVSTVVILAYAVFAQGSDELFWSVFAFSSCVFLLPYLFMFPSYLKLRVSDADTERPFRVPGGMGVQWALSIICFLVIAQAVILFIFPDLITLSVDWVYSAPVLLGVILTIAIGEYLLKLAVAKKVNDINQKTAQHLSENH, encoded by the coding sequence ATGGATACTCAAAGTTCTGGTGGAAAAATGGGGGTCGGAAGCCTCGCCCTATTTAGCCTTTGTGCCGTTATTGTCGTTGATACATTGACAGCTTCAGCCTCGATTGGTGTTAGCGCCATCGGTTGGTGGTTAGTCACATTAGTCATTTTCGTTATTCCTTATGGATTAATAACGTCTGAATTGGGGACAACTTACCCAGGAGAGGGCGGTATTTATGACTGGGTCAAAAAGGCTTTTGGTTATAAATGGGCAGTTAGAACAACCTGGTTTTACTGGATCAATGTTGGCTTATGGATGCCTGCTGTATACATTATGTTTGCGGGTATGTTCGCTGAGCTTTTTTATCCTGACTTATCATTAATTTGGCAAATAGCTATCTGTATTGCATTAACTTGGCTGACAGTCTGGGTCTGTAATGTTTCTGTCGATGTTGGTGTTTGGGTTACCAGTGCGGGTGCTATTCTCAAGATCATCGTTATCTCGGTGCTCGGTTTCGGTGGTTTTTTCTATGCGGCAAAAAATGGTGTTGCTAACGAGTTCTCTTTCTCCGCAATGTTACCAAGCCTAGACACTGGTGTCGCTTTCCTTCCTGCGCTTGTATTCAACCTAATGGGCTTCGAGCTTGTCGCAACAATGACAAAAGAGATGAAAGACGTTCGTGATATGCCGAAGTCTATTTTCTTAGCTGCCGGTATTACCGCGTTCTTATATGTCTTTGGTACCGTCGGTATTCTCATGGCATTACCTGTAGAAGACATCGGTTTAGTCGCAGGTATCATCGACACGCTTCATAAGTTATTTGGTGACAGCGCTATGGGTCAGTTCATGGTATACGCCATCGGCATCATGGCACTGCTAACCTTCGTTGGTAACATGGTAACGTGGACAATGGGTGCGAGCCGCGCAGCGGCAGAAGCAGCAAGTGAAGGAGAACTACCAGAAGTGGTAGGAAAAATGTCAGAAAAACACGATACTCCTGTTGGCGCAAATAATATCACCGGCATCGTATCCACCGTTGTAATTTTAGCTTACGCCGTCTTTGCACAAGGCAGTGACGAACTATTCTGGTCTGTATTCGCATTTTCAAGCTGTGTGTTCTTACTTCCTTATTTATTCATGTTCCCTTCTTACCTAAAGCTTCGTGTAAGCGATGCAGATACTGAACGTCCTTTTCGCGTTCCTGGTGGTATGGGAGTTCAATGGGCTCTAAGCATTATTTGTTTCTTAGTCATAGCTCAAGCGGTCATTCTGTTTATCTTCCCTGACTTAATTACCTTAAGTGTTGATTGGGTATACAGCGCACCGGTTCTTCTTGGCGTCATTCTAACTATCGCAATCGGTGAATACTTACTTAAGCTAGCCGTAGCAAAAAAAGTTAACGATATCAATCAGAAGACTGCACAACACCTTTCTGAAAACCATTAA
- the aguA gene encoding agmatine deiminase, which yields MSKRLDSKPRNDGFRMPGEHEPQEAVWMAWPERTDNWRYGGKPAQKTFTEVAKAISQSTPVTMIVSSEQFENARGQLPEGIRLVEMSTDDSWMRDIGPSYVVNDEGERRGIDWYFNAWGGLVDGLYYPWHNDDAVAQKVCEILGDHSYKAQIVLEGGSIHVDGEGTLYTTEECLLHESRNPDLTREEIEEVLCDHLSVDKVIWIPSGLYNDETNGHVDNLIHVVRPGEVILTWCDDEMDPQYDLSRSALDALLTQKDAKGRSIKVHKIPMPGPLFITEEEASGVDMSDGMERVPGERLAGSYANYLVTNDQIVYPLLDKDHDAEVEAILNELYPGYRITGVNAREILLGGGNIHCITQQIPAVK from the coding sequence ATGAGTAAAAGATTAGATTCAAAACCAAGAAATGATGGCTTTAGAATGCCTGGTGAACATGAGCCTCAAGAAGCGGTTTGGATGGCCTGGCCAGAACGTACAGATAACTGGCGCTACGGTGGTAAACCGGCACAAAAGACGTTTACCGAAGTAGCAAAGGCCATATCACAGTCAACACCCGTTACAATGATCGTTAGCTCTGAACAGTTTGAAAATGCGCGCGGCCAGTTACCTGAAGGGATCAGATTGGTAGAAATGAGTACTGATGACTCATGGATGCGAGATATTGGCCCGTCTTATGTTGTTAATGACGAAGGTGAACGTCGCGGTATAGACTGGTACTTTAACGCATGGGGTGGCTTAGTAGATGGCTTGTATTACCCTTGGCACAATGACGACGCAGTAGCTCAAAAAGTGTGTGAAATTTTAGGCGACCACAGCTACAAAGCGCAGATTGTCCTTGAAGGTGGTTCCATCCACGTTGATGGTGAAGGAACGTTGTACACCACAGAAGAGTGTTTACTTCACGAAAGTAGAAACCCTGACCTAACAAGAGAAGAAATTGAAGAAGTTCTCTGTGATCATCTATCTGTAGATAAAGTTATTTGGATCCCTTCAGGTCTATATAACGATGAAACTAACGGACATGTTGATAACTTGATCCACGTAGTTCGTCCAGGCGAAGTTATTCTGACATGGTGTGACGACGAAATGGACCCACAATACGACCTTTCAAGAAGCGCACTTGACGCATTGCTGACGCAAAAAGACGCGAAAGGTCGAAGTATCAAAGTTCACAAAATACCAATGCCGGGGCCACTTTTTATCACTGAAGAAGAAGCGAGTGGTGTAGACATGTCAGATGGAATGGAGCGCGTACCAGGAGAAAGACTAGCCGGTTCCTATGCTAATTATTTGGTTACTAACGACCAGATCGTATACCCTCTTCTTGACAAAGATCATGACGCAGAAGTAGAAGCTATTCTTAACGAACTTTATCCTGGATATAGAATTACAGGTGTAAACGCACGCGAAATTCTTTTGGGAGGGGGTAACATACACTGTATTACTCAACAGATACCAGCGGTTAAATAA
- a CDS encoding DUF1289 domain-containing protein: MEQLEFFTVPSPCVGVCSVDEKGYCNGCMRKREERFNWLEFTPAQQLHVIKLCKQRYRRKTLQGKKKPQITKEPVNPQQDLFGEN, from the coding sequence ATGGAACAGTTAGAGTTTTTTACCGTACCGAGCCCCTGCGTTGGCGTTTGTTCAGTAGATGAAAAAGGCTACTGTAATGGTTGTATGCGTAAAAGAGAGGAGCGTTTTAATTGGCTAGAATTCACGCCAGCTCAACAATTGCATGTGATAAAACTGTGTAAGCAGAGATACCGAAGAAAAACACTTCAAGGTAAGAAGAAACCGCAGATAACTAAAGAACCAGTCAATCCCCAGCAAGATTTGTTTGGGGAAAACTAA